A stretch of Acipenser ruthenus chromosome 1, fAciRut3.2 maternal haplotype, whole genome shotgun sequence DNA encodes these proteins:
- the psat1 gene encoding phosphoserine aminotransferase encodes MENKTETVNFGAGPAKVPHSVLLEAQKELLDYKGLGISVLEMSHRSADFTKILNSTENLLRELLYIPENYKVIFLQGGGSAQFSAVPLNLLGLKEERCADYIVTGAWSAKAAKEAEKYGKVNIVHPKLDSYTKIPDPNTWKLSPGASYVYYCSNETVNGVEFDFIPDIKEAVLACDMSSNFLSKPVDVSKFGLIFAGAQKNIGCAGVTVVIVREDLLGVALKECPVVLDYKIQAGNNSIYNTPPCFSIYIMGLVLEWIKNNGSAKAMEKLNITKSKLIYDLINESNGFYVCPVEVKSRSRMNIPFRIGNNNGDAALEKTFLDEAAKLGMISLKGHRSVGGIRVSLYNAITVEEARKLAEFMKVFMKTHQS; translated from the exons ATGGAGAATAAGACGGAAACAGTCAATTTTGGTGCGGGACCTGCTAAAGTTCCACATTCG GTTTTGCTTGAAGCACAGAAAGAGCTGTTGGATTACAAAGGACTGGGCATCAGTGTCCTTG AGATGAGTCACAGGTCTGCAGATTTCACGAAAATCTTGAATTCAACAGAAAACCTTTTGCGCGAGCTTCT TTACATTCCTGAGAACTACAAGGTGATTTTTCTCCAAGGTGGTGGATCGGCTCAGTTCAGTGCAGTGCCGTTGAACCTGCTAGGATTGAAGGAAGAAAGATGCGCTGACTACATAGTCACTGGGGCATGGTCAGCCAAGGCTGCTAAAGAGGCTGAGAAGTATGGCAAAGTGAATATTGTCCACCCTAAACTGGACAGCTATACAA AAATTCCAGACCCCAACACCTGGAAGTTGAGCCCTGGTGCATCCTATGTATATTATTGCTCTAATGAGACAGTGAACGGTGTGGAGTTTGACTTTATCCCTGACATTAAAGAAGCTGTCCTTGCCTGTGACATGTCATCCAATTTCTTATCTAAGCCGGTGGATGTCTCAAAG TTTGGTCTGATCTTTGCTGGTGCTCAGAAGAACATTGGTTGTGCTGGGGTGACAGTGGTGATAGTTCGTGAAGACCTGTTGGGAGTTGCCCTCAAAGAATGCCCTGTTGTGCTGGACTACAAAATTCAGGCTGGGAATAACTCCATATACAATACTCCTCCATGTTTCAG taTCTACATCATGGGGCTGGTCCTTGAATGGATCAAGAACAATGGGAGCGCTAAAGCCATGGAGAAACTTAACATCACTAAATCAAAGTTGATTTATGACCTGATTAATGAATCTAATGGATTCTATGT GTGCCCTGTTGAAGTGAAAAGCAGAAGCAGAATGAACATTCCTTTCCGAATCGGAAATAATAATGGAGACGCAGCCctggaaaaaacatttttggaTGAAGCTGCTAAACTCGGTATGATTTCTCTCAAAGGCCACAG GTCTGTGGGAGGAATCAGAGTCTCTCTTTATAACGCTATCACAGTGGAAGAGGCAAGAAAGCTTGCAGAATTTATGAAAGTTTTTATGAAGACACACCAATCCTAG